One stretch of Melospiza georgiana isolate bMelGeo1 chromosome 28, bMelGeo1.pri, whole genome shotgun sequence DNA includes these proteins:
- the RPL23 gene encoding 60S ribosomal protein L23, producing the protein MSKRGRGGSSGAKFRISLGLPVGAVINCADNTGAKNLYIISVKGIKGRLNRLPAAGVGDMVMATVKKGKPELRKKVHPAVVIRQRKSYRRKDGVFLYFEDNAGVIVNNKGEMKGSAITGPVAKECADLWPRIASNAGSIA; encoded by the exons ATGTCGAAGAGAG GACGCGGAGGTTCGTCCGGGGCCAAGTTCCGCATCTCGCTGGGTCTCCCGGTGGGGGCCGTGATCAACTGCGCCGATAACACCG GGGCCAAGAACCTCTACATCATCTCCGTGAAGGGCATCAAGGGCCGCCTGAACCGGCTGCCGGCGGCCGGCGTGGGTGACATGGTGATGGCCACGGTGAAGAAGGGCAAGCCGGAGCTGAGGAAGAAGG TGCATCCAGCAGTGGTGATCAGGCAGCGGAAATCCTACAGGAGAAAAGATGGGGTGTTCCTGTACTTCGAGGACAACGCAGGAGTGATTGTAAATAACAAAGGAGAAATGAAAG GCTCAGCCATCACAGGCCCCGTGGCCAAGGAATGTGCAGATCTGTGGCCCAGGATCGCCTCCAACGCCGGCAGCATCGCCTGA